In the Aristaeella hokkaidonensis genome, GTCTGATCACGCTCTTCGCATCTCTGCTGAAACCGGTTATGACAGACCTGGCGATGAATTATCTTTCTTTGATTGGCTCCATCCTGATCTTCTGCGTTGGGCTGAACCTGGTCTGGGGAAAAAAAGTCAGGGTCGCGAATATGCTGCCGGCAGTCGTACTTGCCGTTATCGCGGCATTGATTCCTGTATGACATTGCCGTTCTTGATGGGAAACAAGCACAGAAAAACCGGATAGGAATTTACCTGTCCGTCTGAACGGTCTTACTCCAGAATATTTCCGTCTCTGGAAATGGTTACGACCTGCCAGGGAATGAATTTACCGCTGTTCTTCAGGGCGGTTTCCGCCGCACTCTGAAGTCCGCCGCAGCAGGGCACTTCCATCCTGACGATGGTGACTGCCTTGATGTCGTTATCCCGGATGATGGCGGTCAGTTTCTCGCTGTAATCCACATCATCCAGTTTAGGGCAGCCGATGAGAGTGATCTTCCCCTTCATGAAATCCTCATGCATCCGGGCATACGCATAAGCGGTGCAGTCTGCGGCGATCAGCAGCTTCGCGCCGTCAAAGAAGGGAGCCTGCACGGGAACCAGCTTGATCTGGCAGGGCCACTGGTTCAGCCGGGAAACAGATATGGCTGGTTGCGCAGTTGCTGCGATTTCGTCTTTTCGGTCAAACCGCATCATCTGGGATCCGGGACAACCTCCGGCAGGGTGTACATGTGTTTCATTCATTGCTTTGTCCTCCGCTTTCCTCTCTTTGCTTGCCTTTACAGCAGCTTCGTCATATTCCGGCGCTTCCCGTGTTTCGAACGTGATTGCTCCGGTAGGACAACCCGGAAGGCAGTCCCCAAAGCCATCACAGAAATTCTCCCGGACAAGCTTCGCTTTTCCGTTTACCATTTCAATCGCACCCTCGTGGCAGGCGCTGGCGCACAGGCCACAGCCGTTGCATTTTTCCTCATTAATGTGAATGATCTGCCGGACCATTTCCCATACCCCCTTCTTGCTTTCGCACGCACAGTATAGTATGATCCCAGATAGAAGTGCGTGGTTATAACCACATTATGAACTTTTTTCGGAAGGTGTGCATATGAAAGACCTGCAGCAGATCGGCAGAACGGCCCTTTTTCAGGGGATGAGCGGAGAAGAACTGGAAGCCGCGCTTCAGAGCCTCCAGGCGGAGGAGAAAGATTACCGCAAAGGCCAGGTGATCCTTCACGCCGGAAAACAGACGAATCGGATGGGAATGGTTCTGGAAGGCAGCGTTTCCATCGAAAGCAACGATTTCTGGGGCAACCGGACAATCCTGAGCCATGTAGAGCCCGGTCAGGTCTTTGCGGAGACCTATGCTCTGCTGCACTCGGAAGCCATGCTGGTGGATGCTGTTGCCAACGAAAAATGCCGCATCCTGTTTCTGGATATCCAAAGGCTTCCCGAATCAGGCGCGCTGGAAGGATGGCAAGGGAAACTGATCCGGAACCTGCTGATGATTTCATCACAGAAAAACTATCACCTGTCCGGCAGGAGCTTTCACACAGCGCCAAAATCGATCCGCGGACGGGTGATGGCTTATCTGAATACGGTTGCATTGCAGAAAAAGAGGACCTCGTTCGAGATCCCCTTTGACCGCCAGCAACTGGCTGACTATCTGAATGTGGAAAGAAGCGCCTTGTCAAAAGAGCTTGGAAAGATGCAGAAGGACGGCATCATCAGGACACGGAAAAACCATTTTGAAATCGTCTGATGCTACTTATCGCTTATGCCTTATTGAACTTTTCCTTGGGCTGCTTGCAACGGGGACACTTCCAGTCGTCCGGCAGGTCCTCAAAAGCCACGCCGTCATGTTCCGCGGGATCATATACATAACCGCAGACAGAGCAGACGTATTTCCCGGAAGCCTGTTTGTCACTGAAATCGACCTCGGCAGGGATCGTCTCCACTGGGTGATCCAGGTCCATCACACGCTTTGCCTCCAGGTTTTCATATCCCTGCGGCGTATGCGTTCCCATATAAACTGTTGGATGGCTGCGGATGAATTCCCGTACGCGGTCCAGCGTTTCACGGGCCGCCGCCGGATCCTCGAACACAACGGACAGCTTGTTCGCGTACAGCGCTTCGTCCACATAGGTGATATCACCGTGGATCATATAAAACAGGCCGTCCGATTCCACGATGACGATGCTGTTTCCGTTCGTATGACCCTTTGCTTTGATGTACCAAATTCCATCGCTGATCTTCTGGCTTTCGGGGAAATTGTAATAGGCTCCGTCCGTGAATGATACCGGAACGATATTGCCGAGTCCCTGCAGTTCCTCAGCAGATACTTCGTCCTCATTGACATAGATCATCGCGTTCGGGAAGGAACGAAGCTCGCCGGAATGGTCCCCGTGTTTGTGTGTCAGCAGGATCTTTGTCACCTGCTCCGGCTTATATCCGAGCGCGGCAAAGGCTTCCATGTAGCTGCAGATATCCTTGCCCGTATACAGGGGGCTGTTCTCGTCCGGCACTTCCTCCGGCGTACCGGCAGGCAGTCCTGTGTCCACCAGGATCACTTCATCGCCCGTATCGATCAGATAGTTCTGCAGGCTCCCGCGATACCGGATACCCGGATCGAAGCTCTGGGGACCTTCCTCGCCTCCAAAGGCAAAGGGCTGGGAATAGAATCCGTCTTTTCTGAATTTGACTGCCTTGATCTCCATGGTGCCTCCTCCTTAACGTTCATTATTGTCTGCGTAGCAACGGTCAGAGACCTTATTCTGATTTCCATACATTTCCAATTGATTATAACATATTTTTCTATAGCAGGACAGCTGCGAACCGTTCACATCGACAACGGTAAATCCATGCCAATCTGCGGGTCGATCCAGCTTTCCTGTCTGGCTTCATGTACCTGATCTTCCGGCTGTAAATGCCCGATCAGCAGCGGGGATTTCGGGTCATGCATGGTCATGTTCTTCCTGACTGTCTCCGCGTCATAGTTCGCATAACAGTACCGGCACAGATGACCGCAGGTATTGTATGCTCCGATATCTCCGCCCAGATAGCAGGCACATTCCTTCCGGGCCGGTGCTGATTTGGGGATCTTCAGCCGCTGATGCAGTGCCTGTTCATAGGTGGCAATTGTCATGCACCCGCTGCAGTCCGCGCCGAAAGAAGCAAGTTCGTTTCCCTCTCCGCAGGGACGGATCGTCATACCGTATTGTTTCCCGATCTCTATAAACGTCTTTCCCAGCAGCAGCCGCTGCTCCGCGGTGACCTGCCAGGCCTCAGGGAAATTCCGCCTTGTTTTCTCATACAGATCGATAAAGCTGATCACTGCTGTCCGGGTATATCCGGACAGCGCTTTTGCCATATAGTCAAATGCTTTGATGTGACGTTCAACCGAATACTCATCGCTGATGAAGATTGGATCATACCGCCATCCCATGCTGTCCACGCCGACTGTATCAGACAGGCGTCTGAAGCTTTCCAGTACGTTCCGTTTGTCCGGAACATGCGGTTCGATCTCTTTTCCGTATGGCGTGATCGTCACAAACCAGTATTGTCCATAGGGACGGAGCAGGTCCATATGCGGGAGCATCGGTGCCGGATTCTTCGTGCAGAAACCGATCAGATCCACCACATCCGGGGACAGCCTGTATCGGGTGACCAAACGGGGGTTATATGGATTGCGTACCAGCACAAACCCAGCCTTCAGCCGGTTTATAAACCAGTCAGAGTAGAAGGCAGGAATATCTGTACGCATCCCGGTGTTGATGATCATGATACCAATCCTTTGATGATTTCCGCGGAATCTCCGCCAATGATAAGTGACTGCGCCTGGATCTCCTCCGGAACCCGCTCTTCCTCCATGTTCAGGCAGACATAGGTAGCGTTTTTGTTCTGATATACCTGCTGCCAGAAAGTATATTTGATGATGCCCGGAGTGTTATAGCCTACGCCGATCTCCAGGAAAACGACCTTCCGGTCCCGATGCTCTGTCAGCCAGACCTCATATTCCACAGCGGCGGTCTGCCAGCCTTCGTCTTCCACGAACTTGTTGTCCGAACGGAGGTTCATGGTCAGGGGACGTCCACAATTGGGACACTTCGGCAGCAGCTCTGCCGGAATGCTCATCTTCGCCTCTGTGCCTTCCGGGAGGATCAGTTCATTATGCTCCCCGATGGTATACCCCTGGGCCAGGATCATGTCCCGGATCATATGCTCATTTCCCCAGGTCTTCCGGCAGCAGGGTTTTGTGCACTGGAACAGGCCGTAATCCCCCTGGGTATAGAACAGCCGTTTCTTATCGAATCCGGCCTTCTGGAAGCAATGGTCCACGTTGGTGGTCAGGACGAAATAGTCTTTGCCTTTTACCAGCTGAAACAGATCGCTGTAGGTGGATTTCGGCGCGTCCATGTATCGGTTGATCCAGATATACCGGCTCCAGTAAGCCCAGAATTCTTCCTGTGTTTTGTACGGGAAGAAACCGCCCGTATACATATCCCGGAAGCCGTACTTCCGGCTGAAATCGCTGAAATACCTGCCAAAGCGTTCGCCGGTATACACAAACCCGGCAGCCGTGGACAGTCCGGCTCCCGCACCGATGATCACAGCGTCCGCCTGATCGATCTTTTCCTTCAGCAACAATACCTTTTCGTCCATGATATTCTCCATGATCAGTAAACAACCCCGGCAGAAAGATTCCACCGGGGCATCCGGAAAGCCGTCTTTACTTCGCAATCGGCAGTGCAACTTCCTTGCCGTCAGCGGTTGTAAATACTCCGTCCGTTCCCTGCGCCAGCGGATCGGCGTGGCCTGTGATCGCGGCTGCACCGGCAGCATCATACCAGAATCCGTTCATGCCCAGAACGGCATCTTCCGGCAGGTCGAAGGTATAACCTTCCGCGTTTCCGTCAGCGCCTTTTTCAATGGCGTTGATCTCGTCCTTCGTATACGGCGCGGCAGTCAGCGGATTCACAATACCCTCCCTGGCAAAATACTCCCTGCCATAGAAAATGGTGCCGACACCATTAATGCTCACGCCATACGCCCAGTTCTTCTGCTCTTTCATTTGCTTTCTCTCCTTTGAGTTTCTTTCCGGCTTTTCTGCCGGCAAAGGAAGCATAAAACAGAGAAGAAAGCGAAACAAGTACGCACTTTTTTATTACATAGGCACCTTTTGGTAACCGGTCTTTTCTCACGCAAGCAGTCTCCGATAGATCTCCAGATCGCTGTCTTTGAAAACATTGAAGATTACGCGTTGGATACCGGTTTCCTTCTGCAGGAATTCCTTTACGGTCCGGATAGCTATCTCTGCCGCGAGGTCCGGCGGGAAGCTGAAAACACCGGTGGAGATGCAGCAGAAAGCAATGGATTGCAAATTGAGCTGCTCCGCCAGTTCCAGGCAGGAACGATAGCAGGATGCCAGCAGCGCTTCAGCTTCCGGTGTGACTTCATCATTGATGATCGGCCCGACCGTGTGCAACACATATTTCGCAGGCAGGTTGAAGCCGGGAGTGATCTTTGCCTGTCCGGTGGGTTCCTCGTGCCCCTGCTTCTGCATGATCTCGTGGCAGGCCAGGCGCAGCTGCACGCCGCTCATGGTATGGATGATATTGTCGATACAGCCGTGACAGCGAGAGAAGCAGCCCAGCATCTGGCTGTTTGCGGCGTTGACGATGGCGTCACACCGCAGGGTCGTGATATCGCCCTGCCAGAGAACAAGCCGGGGATTCCCGGCACAGGGCGGCAGGCTGTCAGCATCCACAATGCCTTTCTCTTCTGTCATTTCCTTCAGGAAAGCGTCCTGGATCTGCAGAAACTCCTCGAACACCGGCATCGGCGGACGGACATTCATCAGGCTGCGGAGCAGCCGCCACTGACGGTCAGCCGTATACGGAAATACCGGATACTGATACTGCGGCATTTCTTCCAGCAGGGCATGGATCAGCCATCTGCGTCTTTCGTTCTGATTCATTTGCTTTCACGCACCAGTTGCTGATATCCGGTTCCCCAGGCTTCCATGGCTTTGATGATCGGACGCATGGATTCTCCCAGATCGCTCAGCGCGTATTCCACCCTGGGCGGCACTTCCGGGAAAACCGTCCTGGTGATGATCTCATCGCTTTCCAAAGCGCGGAGATTGTCTGTCAGTACCTTCTGGCTGATCCCGGGAATGGAACGGAGCATTTCGTTGAATCGCCACGGGCGGACCAACAGGTTTCGCAGGATCAGCATCTTCCATTTGTTTCCGATAAGCTGCAGGGTAGTGGCAACAGGGCACTCCGGCAATTCTGCTTTCGTCAGCATATGTATACCTCCGCGAGAAATTAATATGCAGTTTCGTATGTCACATTCATATTAGCATGTAGCATAAGATAGAGCAAGTGAGTATCGCTGTTCCTGACGGAAAGTGAATTCAGAAGACAGAAAGAGTTGTTGCATTTTCTGCAACAACTGAGCGATGAACCGTTGCATATTCTGATGCCGATTAACCGTCAGGCAACTCTCTTTTTCAAGTATTTGACAGTGATCTCCGTCATAACGACCATCAGCAGAACAAAGCATACCAGATAGACCGGATACCAGCGCATGCCTGCCCAGTCGCTGATCAGGCCAAAGATCTTCGGTGCGAATGTGGATCCAAGATACGCGCTGGCCATCTGAATGCCGACCAGGGACTGGGAGTTTTCCTTTCCAAAACGATCCGGTGTGGAGTGTATGATGCTGGGATAGATCGGTGCACATCCAAGCCCGATCATGACAAGTCCGATCTTGGCCATCGTTACGTCCGGGACAAGCAGCAGGATCAGGACGCCGACTCCGGCAAGTCCCTGCCCCAGGCGGATCATATTCTGGTCACCGAGCTTCTCCGCGATAAAACCGGATATGCCCCGGCCAAAGGTGATCCCCAGATAGAACAGGGCGGCAAGAGAGGCCGCTTCCGCTGTGGAAACACCTTTGACAGTCACCAGCCAGCTCGCGGCCCACAGACCGGTGCTTGTTTCGAGGCCGCAGTAACAGAAAAAAGCGATTAGAATTTCTTTTGCTCCTGGCAGGGAAACCGCTTTCCGCAGGGAAAGCACGTTCCGGTTCTTTTCATCCTCTGCGCTGCCGGATTCTTTCTTCCATAACGGCATGGAGAAAACCAGAATGACCGTCAGCACAATCTGGATGATTCCAATCACCCGGTATCCTGCCGGCCATCGGGAACCGCTGTTCAGACATAACCCCATGATCATCGGACCCACTGTAGCCCCGATGCCCCACATGCAATGCAGCCAGGACATATGCCTGGAACTGTAGTGCAGCGCCACATAATTGTTCAGCGCGGAATCCACTGCTCCGGCTCCGAGTCCGTAAGGAATACACCAAAGAACCAGCTGCCAGTAGGATGTCGAAAAAGAAAAGCCGAAGAGCGCCGCCGCTGTCATTGCTACGGATACCGTAGTCACCCGCGCGGTCCCGAAGCGATGGATTACCCTATCCGCCGCCAGGCTGGAAACAATGGTACAGGCGCTGATCAGCATGGCCAGCGTTCCAGCACCGGTAATGGTGGAGTCCATCTCTTCAAACATACTCGGCCAGGCGCTTCCCAGCAGGGAGTCCGGCAGGCCAAGGGAGATAAAGGCCAGATAAATAACAGCGATCAGCAGAATCGTCACGGGGATCACTCCTTTTTTGAAATCTCCGGAAATGACGGTTGCCGTTTTCTCCCGGATACGATATGATTATATCGGATTGAATTGATGGGTGTTAGGATATTATCCGCTGATTTATAAGACAAAATCGTCAAAAGGAGTCCGCTATGCCGATATCCATATCCAATACCGTTACAGACGAAAGCGGCAGGGAACTGCTGGAATACGGAACCGCGGATTTTCCGATTGCCTTTTACAATGATAACCTGGATTATGTAGCTGTTCCCTGGCACTGGCATCCGGAGTTTGAACTGATTCTGGTAACCTCCGGGAAAGAGCGAGTCCACGCCGGAGGACAAAGCTTTGACGTCCATGCCGGGGAGGCGTACTTCATTAACGGCAGTATTCTGCATGCCGCCGAGTCCCTGGAGTCCTCAACCACGCAGCATGCCATGGTGTTCAATGCCTATGTGCTTGGAGACGAACAGTCTGTTTATTACCTAAAATACCTGCAGCCGCTGCTGACAGATGAGGCAAAGCGTGTATTCCATCTGAAGGCAGACGGGAAATGGCAGTCCCAGGCGATCAACAACCTGGAGACAGCCTGGCAGGCAGGATCAAAGGATGAGCCGGGCTGCGAACTGAAGGTCAGGAACTGCCTGTCCGAGATCATCTGGATGATCCTTACACACAGTAGTGATCAGTGTATTGCTGAGTCAGCTGCCGCAATACGGGATATGGAACGGATCAAACGAATGCTTTCCTTTCTGGAGCGGCATTATGATGAGCCGGTCACGCTGGAGCAGATCGCAGAATCCGCTGCTGTCTGCGTGAGCGAAGCGCTGAGATGCTTCCGCAGGACCGTCAATCAAACACCGATTCAGTTCCTGAAGAATATGCGGCTGCTGAAATCAGCGGATATGCTGGCCGGAACAGATCTCCCGGTTTATCAGATTGCGGAAGCATGCGGTTTTCAGGACATGAGCTATTATGCCCGGGAATTCCGGAAACTGAAAGGATGCACGCCGGTAGAATTCCGGAACCGGGTCAGGTTGTTATAAAACAGCACAAGAAACAGCACAAGATAACATATACTATTTTGAGTTTTACCATGAATATAACAGTATTTGGCTTTCCCTTCTGGATCATAATATTTTCTATAGGTGCCAGTATAATTGAAACTTATGACCATAACACAAGCATTTCAACCGTTTACACGAGTGATTGCCTGGTAAAAGTACTGGTTGCCTTGAAGCAACTGAATGCTGAAAAGGATAATGGCGGAAACGGAAGCGGCGGGTCTGGCGGCGAAAGCGGAGGAAGTTCAACCGGTGGTTCTTCAGGAGGATCAGACGGTGGTGATAACGGTGGCGGCTCCGGCGGAACAGATACAGCACAGAATAATGATACCAGATTCACTATGAGTGTGAAATTGGATAATACACGCGTTATCAGAGATTTGCAGAAGTATTTGGATGAAGTTATTTCTCATCTTACCTCCGTTGATAATTGTGATGTTGAGCTTTCTCTGGAAGTGAATGCACATGCAGAAAATGGATTCTCCCAGGGAACGATCCGAACTGTATCTGAGAACTGCAGAACCCTTCATGTTGAAAATTTCTTCTTCGACAGATAAGAAAAAAAGATCCCTAAGCCTTTAAGACTTAGGGATTTTCCGTGGTGACAGTTGGACTCGAACCAGGTCTCGCTGCGCTTCGCTTGCTCGGTCAGGTTCGTAATACTCGTCCTGCTTCGCTGCCGCTTGCATTACTCATTTACTCACCACGCTTCCGCCTCGCTTCATCTGCCACAGGCAGCGCTTCGGCTCCGCGCCCAATCGATGCCAAAGGCATCAATCGGACACTGATTCAAATCCGCTACAAGCATAACAAAAATCAGAACCACCACAAGGGTGATTCTGATCTTTGTGTGGTCTGTACTGGACTCGAACCAGTGACCCCATCGATGTGAACGATGTGCTCTACCAACTGAGCCAACAGACCATAACCGGGAACGAAAGGCATTATATCACGCCCTTCGTTTCCGGTCAAGGGAAAAATACCTCCTCCCTCCTACTTCCTACCTCCTACCTCTTTGTAGTAGTTCGATTGTCTTTTCTTTCAGCTCCTCATAAGACAGTTCCACATATTTCTCCGCTTCCGCCAGTTCTTCTTCCGTCACATTCAGTTTCAACCGTTCATCCGGTATTTTCTGTCCGCTGCCGGGATCTTTCAGTAAACACGCCACGGCGTACTTGTTTGCCAGCGGGGCCAGCGGGTTCAGGTATTCCCTCAGCGGCCGGTAATGTTCCGCCTTCATTTCTTCCGGTTTCTCGGTCAGCTGCAGTGCCAGCGCTTCATAGCCATCTGTGGACAGATCCTTCACCGCGAAACAGGGAGCGTTTTTCATGACCGCTTCCTTCCCGCCCAGCTTCTCAATATGCTGTCTGTTCAGCAGGGTCCACCAGGAAATATAGGGGATTTTCCCCGGCAGTTCCTCCTTTTCGATCTGCGTATTATAACCATACGCAATCCTCATCATATCTGCGCTCGTGATGCCGTGCTGTGACAGTCCGAAGCTGTCCACACATCCGTAATCCGCATGGATTGCCCGAGCCATTTCCTCCATAATCCTTTCAGGATGATTATCCGCCAGGATCGTGTTCAGTTCCGGATGAAAAAGCATGGAAACGGTGTACCCATGAGCATGCTCCTTTAAATAATCATTCAGACGAATACGCACATCGATATCCACACATTTCATTTTCCAGGCAAGCCCAAAGTCCCGGATCCCATATGCTTCTATTTCTCCGGCCTGCACCCTCGATGCAATAAGCTGCATTGCGGCATCATTATACTTTATCGGATAACCGGAAAGCTGCGGCCACATCCAGGCTTCCTGGCATTCCAGGCACTTATCGCTGTAGGGTTCCAGGAACGAGAGCATCTCCTGGATCAGTTCCACAACCCTTGTATTCTGCTCTGCAAAAGGCTTCATGCATGTCAGGTTAAACGACAAACCGTATTTCCGTTTTCTCTTTCCCATAACTCACCATTTTTCTCCGCTATAGCGATCATATCCGATGAAAATGTCATCCTGAGCAAGGGGTACGAAGGGAGCGCAGCCGAAGGATCTAGTTTTCAGTATTCATTGGTGGTAGGATTCCCTACCACACAAACAGTCCATTCGCTTCCGCCAGCTTCTTCACAATCTCCAGCACTTTCCCGTCTGCGTTGTACACCGACATGTACAGGTCATCCCGGTTCAGGGTGATCAGCACCTTTTCCTCCGGCAGCAGCACGCACAGATCCTTCTTTTCCCGGATCTTCCCTGCCAGCCATTCCGGAGCGGGATTGTCAAAAAGCTTTCCCACCGTCGCTTCGCAAACGCTGAAGGCATAATAACAGCTCAGTTTCAACAGGATATCCGTAAACTTTTCCCGAAATCCCGCATACCGTTCAGGCTCCAGGTAATACTTCTCCACGGCAAAGTACTTCCTGGCATCTCTTTTCGGTACCTGTTCCGGCAGGAAATCCAC is a window encoding:
- a CDS encoding Crp/Fnr family transcriptional regulator, which encodes MKDLQQIGRTALFQGMSGEELEAALQSLQAEEKDYRKGQVILHAGKQTNRMGMVLEGSVSIESNDFWGNRTILSHVEPGQVFAETYALLHSEAMLVDAVANEKCRILFLDIQRLPESGALEGWQGKLIRNLLMISSQKNYHLSGRSFHTAPKSIRGRVMAYLNTVALQKKRTSFEIPFDRQQLADYLNVERSALSKELGKMQKDGIIRTRKNHFEIV
- a CDS encoding DUF1848 domain-containing protein, which encodes MIINTGMRTDIPAFYSDWFINRLKAGFVLVRNPYNPRLVTRYRLSPDVVDLIGFCTKNPAPMLPHMDLLRPYGQYWFVTITPYGKEIEPHVPDKRNVLESFRRLSDTVGVDSMGWRYDPIFISDEYSVERHIKAFDYMAKALSGYTRTAVISFIDLYEKTRRNFPEAWQVTAEQRLLLGKTFIEIGKQYGMTIRPCGEGNELASFGADCSGCMTIATYEQALHQRLKIPKSAPARKECACYLGGDIGAYNTCGHLCRYCYANYDAETVRKNMTMHDPKSPLLIGHLQPEDQVHEARQESWIDPQIGMDLPLSM
- a CDS encoding MFS transporter; translation: MTILLIAVIYLAFISLGLPDSLLGSAWPSMFEEMDSTITGAGTLAMLISACTIVSSLAADRVIHRFGTARVTTVSVAMTAAALFGFSFSTSYWQLVLWCIPYGLGAGAVDSALNNYVALHYSSRHMSWLHCMWGIGATVGPMIMGLCLNSGSRWPAGYRVIGIIQIVLTVILVFSMPLWKKESGSAEDEKNRNVLSLRKAVSLPGAKEILIAFFCYCGLETSTGLWAASWLVTVKGVSTAEAASLAALFYLGITFGRGISGFIAEKLGDQNMIRLGQGLAGVGVLILLLVPDVTMAKIGLVMIGLGCAPIYPSIIHSTPDRFGKENSQSLVGIQMASAYLGSTFAPKIFGLISDWAGMRWYPVYLVCFVLLMVVMTEITVKYLKKRVA
- a CDS encoding ATP-binding protein, with the protein product MVRQIIHINEEKCNGCGLCASACHEGAIEMVNGKAKLVRENFCDGFGDCLPGCPTGAITFETREAPEYDEAAVKASKERKAEDKAMNETHVHPAGGCPGSQMMRFDRKDEIAATAQPAISVSRLNQWPCQIKLVPVQAPFFDGAKLLIAADCTAYAYARMHEDFMKGKITLIGCPKLDDVDYSEKLTAIIRDNDIKAVTIVRMEVPCCGGLQSAAETALKNSGKFIPWQVVTISRDGNILE
- a CDS encoding AraC family transcriptional regulator, yielding MPISISNTVTDESGRELLEYGTADFPIAFYNDNLDYVAVPWHWHPEFELILVTSGKERVHAGGQSFDVHAGEAYFINGSILHAAESLESSTTQHAMVFNAYVLGDEQSVYYLKYLQPLLTDEAKRVFHLKADGKWQSQAINNLETAWQAGSKDEPGCELKVRNCLSEIIWMILTHSSDQCIAESAAAIRDMERIKRMLSFLERHYDEPVTLEQIAESAAVCVSEALRCFRRTVNQTPIQFLKNMRLLKSADMLAGTDLPVYQIAEACGFQDMSYYAREFRKLKGCTPVEFRNRVRLL
- a CDS encoding MBL fold metallo-hydrolase, whose protein sequence is MEIKAVKFRKDGFYSQPFAFGGEEGPQSFDPGIRYRGSLQNYLIDTGDEVILVDTGLPAGTPEEVPDENSPLYTGKDICSYMEAFAALGYKPEQVTKILLTHKHGDHSGELRSFPNAMIYVNEDEVSAEELQGLGNIVPVSFTDGAYYNFPESQKISDGIWYIKAKGHTNGNSIVIVESDGLFYMIHGDITYVDEALYANKLSVVFEDPAAARETLDRVREFIRSHPTVYMGTHTPQGYENLEAKRVMDLDHPVETIPAEVDFSDKQASGKYVCSVCGYVYDPAEHDGVAFEDLPDDWKCPRCKQPKEKFNKA
- a CDS encoding SIR2 family NAD-dependent protein deacylase; amino-acid sequence: MDEKVLLLKEKIDQADAVIIGAGAGLSTAAGFVYTGERFGRYFSDFSRKYGFRDMYTGGFFPYKTQEEFWAYWSRYIWINRYMDAPKSTYSDLFQLVKGKDYFVLTTNVDHCFQKAGFDKKRLFYTQGDYGLFQCTKPCCRKTWGNEHMIRDMILAQGYTIGEHNELILPEGTEAKMSIPAELLPKCPNCGRPLTMNLRSDNKFVEDEGWQTAAVEYEVWLTEHRDRKVVFLEIGVGYNTPGIIKYTFWQQVYQNKNATYVCLNMEEERVPEEIQAQSLIIGGDSAEIIKGLVS
- a CDS encoding winged helix-turn-helix transcriptional regulator, yielding MLTKAELPECPVATTLQLIGNKWKMLILRNLLVRPWRFNEMLRSIPGISQKVLTDNLRALESDEIITRTVFPEVPPRVEYALSDLGESMRPIIKAMEAWGTGYQQLVRESK
- a CDS encoding protein-ADP-ribose hydrolase, producing MNQNERRRWLIHALLEEMPQYQYPVFPYTADRQWRLLRSLMNVRPPMPVFEEFLQIQDAFLKEMTEEKGIVDADSLPPCAGNPRLVLWQGDITTLRCDAIVNAANSQMLGCFSRCHGCIDNIIHTMSGVQLRLACHEIMQKQGHEEPTGQAKITPGFNLPAKYVLHTVGPIINDEVTPEAEALLASCYRSCLELAEQLNLQSIAFCCISTGVFSFPPDLAAEIAIRTVKEFLQKETGIQRVIFNVFKDSDLEIYRRLLA